AGGAAAACCGGCTCCACCGCCACGAAAAGGTGACTGTGGTCCATGGTATGTTGAAAAACAGGGAAATGAGGAAGTCGTCGTCAACGCGTGTGGAGGGGTGCTGACTGGGACATTTTCTGCCGGAGGAACAGCTTCAGCCGCCGCCAATGCACTCAATGAAAAGGATGATGAGAAATTTAATCAAGCAATATATTCGATGAGCTATCATTCGATTTGTGAAGATATCACTGGTGAAGACTGTCCTTTTGTTCTTCCTGGGTTTGGAGACAATGACTGGGTTGGAATTGGTGAGTATGGAAGCGACGGAACCGACGGATACATTGTTTACGAAGATATTCCAGGCGGTTCACCAACCCGGAACCTCAAAATTAAGGTTGGAGCATTTGAACCAAGATTTCCAATGTACCGGGAATGGAGCAGTATGCTGACCCGCAAGCGCGGACAGTGAAAGTTAACACCTAGCTTTTGGTTCTTGGTTCTTCGAAGGAATTTTTTCCTAAGAGCTAAGCACCAAGTACCAAGAATTAAACACCAAGCACCCAACAGGGTAAGTCAATCTGACTTACCCTGATCACGTTTTTTCAATCCCACCACATCAAAAGCTGCTATAGCTATCCTAAAGTGAGCCTGTTTTATGTTGTCATCTCATTTTCAACACCTTCTAAAATTCGGTCTCTGTTTTCTCATTCTTATCGGCTTATTCTCTGGTGGAACCAAAATGGAGATAGCTGCCAACCAGGTACCTCAGGATGATCCCAATCCTCATCAATGGAATTCAATGGAAGACTTGTTGCAGCAGGCTGAATTATCTGGGTTGAATGAAGCTGAAATTGACCAGCTTGGGTTTGCTACATTCTGTCAATACCATCAGCTTTGGGGAAGCTTTCCAGCACGTCGGGAAGTTGTTAGAAACAAAGTACAAGAGTTTCATCACACATTAAACAACCATTCCATCTTACAACAACCTGCCACAGGCACAATTGCTCCCTTCCTCTCAGAAACAGAGTACAACGCTTTCCCAGAAATTGAGGTAACTAATACCGAGGACATTGGACCTGGAAGTTTACGTGAGGCAATAGCCAAAGCCGAAACCATGAATGGCAGTCGGATTGTGTTTAAGCTCAGACCTGATGTAGGCAACTACAACCCTCAAACCGGTGTCTGGACCATTGAAATGAGATCAATTCTCTATGTCCGAGCCAGTCGAACGCTAATTGATGGTTTTTCACAAGCCAGATTTGGAGGAGAAACGAACCCTAATGGTCCTGAAATCATGATCTTGAGTGGAACAACTACTAAAGGCTCTCTCTCAACTGATCAGGGTAGCCTGTTTATCAGTTCAATCTGGTATTTGTTTAGTACCTCACAAACTTGGGTCCGCGGATTCAACTTTAATTCGCCAAGAGAACAAGCCAGACAAGCACTTGGAGCCATAGGAATTGGTCACACAAGTGGTACTGGAAATGGGTATGCTTCGGGAAACAAGATTACAGACTGTTGGATTGGATTAAACTCTGATGGAGAATCCGTATTCAGTGAATGGGGAGATTGGGCAATTACTTTTGATCAGGGAACAAGAAACAACTTGATCGAAAACAATCTGATAACCTACTTGAGTTTTCCAATCTATTTTTTTGGCACGAATAATCCTAGCACCGCAATTGGAAATACTATTCGAGGAAACTATATTGGAACCAATAAATCGGGCACAAAACGACTTCAAAACTTTCGATCTTTTACTGGTGTTTCTGGTGGGACTGCCCCAACCGCCATCACCTTTCGGAATGGTTCGCGAGAGAATATTTTTGAGGACAACATCATTGCCGGTTCCCAGAGTGGCGGGATTGGATCATTCAACCATTTCGACCAGGATGCGTCAGGTGGGAACATCATCCGGCGGAATCGGGTTGGAGTTGGGGTCAATGGTGAAAATATCGCCCCGGTTGTGCCTCCTGACAATGTCCCAACCTTGAATCAGGACAACGGCGCGTTTGCCATCGGCATTTCCGGTGCTCAAAACGACATCATTGAAGACAACATCGTCGGCAATTTCAAACTCGGCGGGATCAAAGTCCAGAACTGGGCTGGGACCACCACCACTCAAACCACCCGTGTCGCCAATAACCGCATTTTCAACACCAATTTTGGCGTTCAAATCGTTGGGACTCGTTTCAGAACTGAAGTTGTCGGCAACCAACTAGAAAACTGCCGAAGCGGTGTCACCGTGAGCGAAGTTCCCTTTGATGTTCAAATCGGCTACCACGGGAATCTTCGGAAACGAACCTACGAAACCCGCAATGTCAATATTCAGCAAAATACCTTCACCACTGTCTCCAACCCATTGATTGCGCTGGTTGAAGACGCCAAAACCGTTAGTGACGGGTTATGGCAGCCTAATACTGCCACTTCACGCCAACCACGCGAAACCAACGAACTCCTCCCCACGCCGCGCCTGACGTCGGCCATCAGGCAAACGGATGGGACGATTTTGATTGAAGGCAGCGCGGTCGAACCTGGGATGCTTGAAGTTTACAGCCAGGGGATGCCACTTGCTCAGCTCCCGATTGCCGCGGGCCAGACCAGCCGGTTTACCCTGAGCCTTCCCGCTTCGGTCGGAAATGGGAAAACCACGCTCGCGGCGGCACTTATCTCCGGAGCAACCAGTGAAACTTCTGAAGTCTCGTCAGCCATTCCAATCACGAATGTGCCTCCGCCGGACGATCAGGTAGTGCCGACCGTAACGGTAACCTCTCCAGCCACCGGGCTGGTGGTTGAATCCCGTCCCAATGCCCAGGTTGCCGTTATCTGGCAATCTTCTGACAATGTTGGAGTGACTGGCCACTGGATCAAACTCAACGCGACTCGCAACGGCACTCCGTTTGAAGAAACTCTCGCGGCTGGTCTGCCCGGAACGGCCACCAGCTTCACACTCCGCCGAAAACGATGTCTATTCCCAGGCTCAGCTCACCATTTCGGCGACGGATGCCGCCTGCAATGTCGGCAATGGCCAATCCGGCACTTTTTCGGTGGTTGCTCCGCCGCCGCCAGATTCAGTCAAGCCCACGGTTTCCCAAGTCACCCTCTCCAAAGCCAAAGTCAAACGCAAGAAAGACCCGAACGTGACCATTTCCTGGCGCTCAACCGATAACACTGCCGTGGTGAGCCACGATGTGCTCTATGCCACGGATGGAACGACGTTCTCAACCACGGTTGTGACCGGACTGGCTGGCACTCAACAACAATTCGCCTGGACTGTTCCTGCTTCGTTTCCAAAAACCAAAGTCGCCCGGGTCAAAATCATCGCCCGTGACGCGGCAACCAACTCTGGGGAAGCTGTCAGCAATTCCTTTGTCGTCAAGTAAATCGGTTGCGGTCAAAATTGGGCGAGAGTATCGTGTGCGAAGTGCTCAATGAGATAATTGTTATTTGTGGAGAAAGCAAAATGACTCACGAAGAAATGGAACGAACCATGGAGTTCATTCTCAATCAGCAAGCCAGGTTCAGCGTGGATATTGATTTGCTGAAGGAATCGCAGGCCAGAATGTCAGCAGATATTGCGAGCCTGATTGAACTGTCACGACGGGGAATGGAAACGGCAGATGCCGATAGAAGGCTCATGCGTGAGATGGTTCAGGATTTGAAAGATGTTATTTATCGAGTTGAATCAAAAGCTGACGAAGCATTGAGAAGAGCCAGGAACAAAGAGGTGGGTGAATAATCTGGTTATGAAATTTCTGGAAAAGAAACCCCAAGAAGATAACAAAGTGACAGATGACAGGGTGACAAGGTGACAGGATGATTTTTTCACCCCCTCTTCCCTTGTCATCATCCTTTCGAAAACCCTGAACTATCATCAGCTTGCCGGGTTTGTCCCAGATGCTCTTCCAACATTTCAAGACTGACTTCTTCCCACAATACCCGGTACAGTTGCAGCGGCTCGTCTTTGCCTTTGACTTTGACCGGATCAATTTTTTCAAGCGGAATCAATGGGTCGTTGAGTTTGAGGCGGGTGCTTTCTGAAATCATGATTTCGTGACTTTGAGCGACGCCGCAAATGCGACTGGTAACGTTGGTCGTGTCGCCGATAGTGGCATACTGAATATAGTCTTTGGAGCCGATATTGCCGGCAGCAACCTTGCCCGTGTTGAGCCCAATGTGGATTTGAATCTCCATCCCGCGTGGGGTTCCCCATTCGGCATTAAACCGCTTCACGGCATACTGCATTTCAATCGCTGCCCGAACAGCGCGTGAGGGATCATCCGGATGTTGAAATGGCGCTCCCCAAATCGCCATCAACGCATCGCCAATGTATTTTTCAAGCGTGCCGTCATAGCGGAAGACAATTTCGGCCATGTGTGGGAAATAGGCATTGAGCAAGTCAACAATTTCACGCGGTTCCATGCGAGCTGACATCTCGGTAAAGCTACTGATGTCAGAAAATAAGGCGGTGATCTCGGTTTCAATCGCTCCTAAAATCAAGTGCTGGGCATGCGCAATTTCCTGCACAACCTTGGGTGGGAAAAACCGCATAAAGTTGTTGCGCAGCACGGCTTCGGATTCAATCCGTTTGTACAATTTGGAATTATCAATCGCAATTGCCGCCTGGGTAGCAAACCCGGTCAGAAACTCAAGCTCTTCTTCGGTGTATAAATTTGAGGTAGACAGATTGTCTACGTAAAGCACCCCGGTTACTTTATCGCGGGGCTTGAGCGGCACACAAATCAACGACCGGATTGACTGCTGCACAATCGAATGGGCTTTTTCAAAGCGTGGATCAAGTCGGGCATCTGATGACAGCACGCCGACGCCATGTTCGAGTACATAATTGAGGATAAACCGACTGTAAAACTGGGTGGTCTCACGCGCAGTGACTTTGATCGCTTTGAGTTCGAGGTCGCCCGTATCATCGTCCACTAGCAACAGGGCGGCCCGGTCCACATCCATAATTTGAAACAGCAGATCAAGGATTTTATTCAGGAGTCGGTCAATATCTTCAGGCGAAGAAAGCAGTTCGCTGACTTTGAGCAGAATTTGCAGTTTGTCGCGGGCCCGGTCCTCACTGACCTCAGTTCGAATTTTCAAAGCGCCGGCCTGAATTTTAGCGGTTTCCTCAAACAGCAGGTCTTTCATGATGATCCGGGTGGCATCAGGCGACATCTGCTTCACGATGTTGTGGTCCTGCTGTGCAAAATTCATCAACCCTTGCACAAATATCAGCGCGGCATCTCCACATCGGATTTGATCTCTGTCATGCAACTCACACTGCTGGATTTTTGACCCGTTGACAAACGTGCCGTTGCGGCTCTGCAAGTCCATAATCGCCGCGTGGTCACCAATCAGGTCAATGCGGGCATGCTGGCGCGATAAACTCGGATGGAGTACCACAATATCATTCTCACGTGCACGCCCAAGAAAGTTGTTTCCTTCCTTGATAGTAAAGATTTTATTGTCTGCCGCACCGGGGTTGAGAATCAAATAAGGCATTGTGAGGTCCTGGAAAAGCAAACGAGCGAAGTCGTGAAGTCGCGAAGTAGCAAACAAGAGCGAGTAGCGAGTAGCGAGTAGTCAGAAAAGCTTTTTGGGTGAAGACAGTTAAATCTTTTGCTCTGAAATACCCAGGGATTCAACCGTAAATTCAAGCAGTCTTGGTTGGCTCCTCGCCACTTGCTATTCGCTTTCTGGCTGAACGGGCAGGAATCAGGCACAGGAAATCGGGAAATGCCTGGATACACTGTGTCTGAATCGAAGTCAACCTGATTTGAATGGCACCTCAACCAGAACTGGTCAGGGAAAGAAAAATGAATTCCCTTGCACCACTTCAAACAGTCTGGATATAGTATTTGTGTTCAAGCAGATAGAAAAGCTCCAAAAACCACAGTTATTTATTCTTTCCACCTCATCAAAATCACGCTCAACGTCGGCTGTCAAAATCGGGCACCCGAGAGACAATCGCAAACGACTCTCAATCTGCATTCTTTTATTTTGACCCAAAAAGGAGGAAACACCTCAAATTTCCAGCCCTGTGTGGAAATCGGGTGTTGAAAACCACATGAATCGAAAGTTGATGCTCTCAAAAGACGCGTTACTGTGGGAAGCTGGCGACCCGGCCCGCAATATTGCCGTGTTGGACCAGGGAAAACTTGGAGTTCGCGGGGAAAAAGGGCTTATTGGGTTGATCGCCCCCAAAATGATTTTGGGAGAAACCGCCATCCTGACCCTTGAAGGCCAGTCTCCGCGCCGAACAGCAACCGTGTATGCCCTCGAAGACAACACCATCGTGACTGAGTATTCCGCCACGCTGGTCAAACAGCTTTTTGATTCGGGCGATCCAACCATCACCCCGATGATTTTCAACACTCTGATTGGCCAGATGGGCAAACACTGCATCCTGATTGTTTCCGCTAACAAAAGCTACCCGGTGATTCAAGCCGCGATGGGAGATTTACTCAAAGGCATTGCACAATCAGCCAAGCAGCTTGATTCAATCCGAACCTGGGATGCCTTTATGCGGACCTTCCGCTTTATGTGCTCCATGCGTGACAACCTGAGCGAACTCAGCAATAGCTATCTGGCTGGGAGTTCAAGCCAGAGTGAAATGGTTGATCGAGCCTCGACCATGATCAAAGAAATGCTCACGGAAAAAGAACAAACCCTGGTGCCACAGATTGAAGATTTTCTCAAAGCCGAACGCCAGCGGGATGACTGGCTCGAACGATAATGCGGGGCCAGAACCAGGGCTGAAGACTCGCAAGCTCGGGGCTGAAGAATTCGGGCTAGGAGTTGAGCGGATAATTCTTTCGAACCCGGAACCCGAGTTTTCTTCATTCTTCATTCCCAATTACTCTGTGAAAAACACTCATGGCTTCTGATTTTCCAATCAAAAAAGAATTTATCGCCGATGTTCGATTTGCTCGAGCGCGCGAGCGAATGGTGGTGCTCCTGCGCGAACGCGGCATTTCCAACGAAGCGGTTCTCAAAGCCATGGGAACAATTCCGAGGGAACTGTTTTTAGACCCAGCACTATCAGCCGAAAGTTACGGAGATCATGCATTGCCGATCCTGGCCGGCCAGACCATCTCCCAACCCTACATTGTAGCTCGAATGACCGAGCTTCTGGAGCCATCGCCTGCCAAACGCGTGCTTGAAATCGGCGCCGGGTCAGGCTATCAAACCGCCATTTTGAGCCTGGTGGTTGGAAAAGTCTTTTCCATTGAACGAATTGCAGCCCTTGCTCGACTTGCTCAGTCAAGATTGCAAAAACTTGGAATCTATAATGCCGCGGTGAAATGTTTTGATGGGACGGTCGGATGGAGCCAGTTTGCGCCATATGATGGCATTCTGGTGGCAGCCGCTGGGCCGGAAATCCCCCAACCCCTGATGGATCAACTTGTGGAAGGTGGCCACCTGGTTTTACCAGTCGGAGATGACAACGTTCAGCGGTTGATTCGCGTGACCCGAACCCCAGATGGCTTCCGGCAGGAAGACCACGGCGGCGTCAAATTTGTGCCGCTCATTGGTCGCCATGGCCATCCGGAGTAATGACAAGATGACTGGGTGACAAAGTGACAAGGTGACAAGGTGATTGGGTGACCAGGTGACTGGGTGACAAAGTGACAAGGTGACAAGGTGACAAGGTGACAAGGTGACAAGATGACAAGATGACAAGGTGACAAGGTGACAAGGTGACAAGGTGACTGGGTGACAATAAATCATTCTGTCAGATGTCACCTTGTCATTTTGTCATTTTGTCACCTTGTCATCCTTCACAGGGGTTGTGAGTTCAACTGGAACAGCAACCCGGTCCAGTTCCTTGCTTTTTGCTTCGCTTCCATCCTCTAACACCAGCCGGTTCAATTTCCAGGACTGGTAATCCTTGTTCAGAAACTCAAGAATATAGCGGCCTTCAGCACCCGGCATCAGTTCAACTGGAACCACGCCAATCTGACGAATTTCAGGTGGTGTGTCTTCAGTGGTGCGCTTGACAAGTTGGATTTCAGCCCGGATATTGCGTAATGGCGCGGACGAAATGTTTTTGACCGTTCCGCCGACAACCACGGTGTTGACTTCTTTGACAGCCGTGGGTTTCAACCCCGGTGCAAACTGGTGAAATTCTAGTAATGTCGGAGGCACCGGAGGTGGGGGTGGCGATTCTCGTTTTAACAAGATGGGGATTTTCTGAACCATCGCGGCAACGTTCGCCGGCAGAAGCGTATTGCGAATCGGTGGGTGAAATACCACTAATCCGATTCCCACGAGGCCAACAACCCAAAGAAGAATGTACATTGCCCAGCGGCGTTCTTCTTTAATGTTGCTACGTCCATAAAGCTCCTCAGAATTCAAAAAAGTTGGCGGCCTGACATCAACCGGGGCTCCGTTTCGGCCATTTGCAATGGGGGCCGTCATCGGCAAGGTCGGCGACATGGGTGGAGGCATTGGTGCTGGTAATGTCGGCGACATTCCCGAAGTTACATAGGAGGCTTCGGCTGGTGCGGCGGCCAGGTTCTGGCTGGGAGCGCTGAGTGCCTGAGCAATTGGCGCCGGAAGTGGTGTTGATTGAGGTGCTGTTGGCCGAGGTTGGGAAATTGGCGCGGTTGGCGGTGGCTGTAATGTTTTGCGGGCGTTTGACGGCAACCGTTCGGGAAGGTCCAGAAGCTTGCGCGGTGACGCCGATGGGAGTTTTTCCAATTTGGGCGGCGCCGTTGACGGCAGTGGTGATTCAGGTGGAAAAACAATCGGTCCATGGGACATCAACGGCTGGGTTTCACTTTCAATCTTGAGTCCTTCAGTGGCCCGTGAGGTTGATTTTTCAAGGTTTACAGTTGGTGAGGCCCCGACTTCCTGACCGGCAAGTTTGGCGCGGCGTTCAGCAATTTGCTGGGCGATTTGCTGGGCCAGAAGGCTGTTGGGGGCTCGGGGTTGTACTTCGATGACGTTTTCTTCGGTGGTTTCGACGTCTTCTTCAAGCGATCCAGTGGTGTATCCAGCCGAGAGTGGCTCCGTGAGTGGTGTTGCCATATCCGCCGTGGTGGTTGGGAGATTGTGAAATCCAACCGGGACTGGTGCCGTCGGAACATAGGCCATTGGCTCGGCGGAAGCGGGCATGGTTTCAGCTTCCGAAAGCGATACGGGTTGCGGCGATTGATTCAAAACTGGTTGAATTTTTGGAATCGGAATTTCATCCGTAATCGGCACCAGGTCTTCTGGGGATGGCCCTTCTGAGGTTAATGGAAGCGTGTCTCCAGTTGTGGCTGGGAGCGAAGGACTACTGCGTAAACTCAATGGACTGCCGGCGTGCGTGTCGAGCCCTTCGATTTGATCTACATTGCGAAATGCCCGGCGGAGCGCCACCACCATCAAAACAAAAAAGGTGACAATCACCACTGCCACCAGGCTTCCCCACACCCAACCACTGACCAATGCCAGATTCGTCATAAAATATGCGTTCATGTGCTCCTCAGCACTGGTCTTTGCCCAATCTGATCGAGGCCCAAGGCAGTGCCGCCTTTCTCTTCGAAAAAAACTAAATCTCTATCAAACGATTGTACGAATGGAAGTTACGGCTGCTGTTCGCCCATACGGTCTTTAAATGCCTGGAGGGTATTGCTTTCGATGACACCTCGCGAAGGACATGCAACCCACTTGGCACCCAGGGCGTCATCCTGGTATTCACCTTCGATTTGAGCAAATACAAAAAGTTTGATTCGTTGCGGGTCAACCGGTGCCACTTCGATTTGGAGTGTATAGCGCCCCCGTGTCCAGTTGCGCAGTTGTCCCCCTGGTCGCCGCGAAACAAACTCAAGATTTTCACCAGATGGGCCGCCTTTAGTAAAGATGACCGGCCTGGTATAGAGCATCCCCGTTTGCTCGGTGGTGCGTTTTTCATCCAGCGGGATTTCCATATCCTTGAGGGTCTGTTTGATCAAATCCATCATTTCTTCACGGGATTTGCCAAACGTTTGCGGGTTTTCCAGCAACGGGTCAGCGTCTTTTGGGCGCTTAAACTGGATTTGCCCGCTCCCAGCCAGGCTATTGATCGAACCAAAGCCGATGACACAAACCAACAACAGCACTGCCAAACGGGAAAACTTTGCTTGCATGGGGATAA
This genomic window from Acidobacteriota bacterium contains:
- a CDS encoding right-handed parallel beta-helix repeat-containing protein, whose protein sequence is MEIAANQVPQDDPNPHQWNSMEDLLQQAELSGLNEAEIDQLGFATFCQYHQLWGSFPARREVVRNKVQEFHHTLNNHSILQQPATGTIAPFLSETEYNAFPEIEVTNTEDIGPGSLREAIAKAETMNGSRIVFKLRPDVGNYNPQTGVWTIEMRSILYVRASRTLIDGFSQARFGGETNPNGPEIMILSGTTTKGSLSTDQGSLFISSIWYLFSTSQTWVRGFNFNSPREQARQALGAIGIGHTSGTGNGYASGNKITDCWIGLNSDGESVFSEWGDWAITFDQGTRNNLIENNLITYLSFPIYFFGTNNPSTAIGNTIRGNYIGTNKSGTKRLQNFRSFTGVSGGTAPTAITFRNGSRENIFEDNIIAGSQSGGIGSFNHFDQDASGGNIIRRNRVGVGVNGENIAPVVPPDNVPTLNQDNGAFAIGISGAQNDIIEDNIVGNFKLGGIKVQNWAGTTTTQTTRVANNRIFNTNFGVQIVGTRFRTEVVGNQLENCRSGVTVSEVPFDVQIGYHGNLRKRTYETRNVNIQQNTFTTVSNPLIALVEDAKTVSDGLWQPNTATSRQPRETNELLPTPRLTSAIRQTDGTILIEGSAVEPGMLEVYSQGMPLAQLPIAAGQTSRFTLSLPASVGNGKTTLAAALISGATSETSEVSSAIPITNVPPPDDQVVPTVTVTSPATGLVVESRPNAQVAVIWQSSDNVGVTGHWIKLNATRNGTPFEETLAAGLPGTATSFTLRRKRCLFPGSAHHFGDGCRLQCRQWPIRHFFGGCSAAARFSQAHGFPSHPLQSQSQTQERPERDHFLALNR
- a CDS encoding FHA domain-containing protein, encoding MPYLILNPGAADNKIFTIKEGNNFLGRARENDIVVLHPSLSRQHARIDLIGDHAAIMDLQSRNGTFVNGSKIQQCELHDRDQIRCGDAALIFVQGLMNFAQQDHNIVKQMSPDATRIIMKDLLFEETAKIQAGALKIRTEVSEDRARDKLQILLKVSELLSSPEDIDRLLNKILDLLFQIMDVDRAALLLVDDDTGDLELKAIKVTARETTQFYSRFILNYVLEHGVGVLSSDARLDPRFEKAHSIVQQSIRSLICVPLKPRDKVTGVLYVDNLSTSNLYTEEELEFLTGFATQAAIAIDNSKLYKRIESEAVLRNNFMRFFPPKVVQEIAHAQHLILGAIETEITALFSDISSFTEMSARMEPREIVDLLNAYFPHMAEIVFRYDGTLEKYIGDALMAIWGAPFQHPDDPSRAVRAAIEMQYAVKRFNAEWGTPRGMEIQIHIGLNTGKVAAGNIGSKDYIQYATIGDTTNVTSRICGVAQSHEIMISESTRLKLNDPLIPLEKIDPVKVKGKDEPLQLYRVLWEEVSLEMLEEHLGQTRQADDSSGFSKG
- a CDS encoding cyclic nucleotide-binding domain-containing protein, whose product is MNRKLMLSKDALLWEAGDPARNIAVLDQGKLGVRGEKGLIGLIAPKMILGETAILTLEGQSPRRTATVYALEDNTIVTEYSATLVKQLFDSGDPTITPMIFNTLIGQMGKHCILIVSANKSYPVIQAAMGDLLKGIAQSAKQLDSIRTWDAFMRTFRFMCSMRDNLSELSNSYLAGSSSQSEMVDRASTMIKEMLTEKEQTLVPQIEDFLKAERQRDDWLER
- a CDS encoding protein-L-isoaspartate(D-aspartate) O-methyltransferase; this translates as MASDFPIKKEFIADVRFARARERMVVLLRERGISNEAVLKAMGTIPRELFLDPALSAESYGDHALPILAGQTISQPYIVARMTELLEPSPAKRVLEIGAGSGYQTAILSLVVGKVFSIERIAALARLAQSRLQKLGIYNAAVKCFDGTVGWSQFAPYDGILVAAAGPEIPQPLMDQLVEGGHLVLPVGDDNVQRLIRVTRTPDGFRQEDHGGVKFVPLIGRHGHPE